The following is a genomic window from Neodiprion virginianus isolate iyNeoVirg1 chromosome 1, iyNeoVirg1.1, whole genome shotgun sequence.
GACAGAGAGGCCGATGACACCTCAGATCTGTCCGACTGTTCCGCTCATTCCGACGAAGAAATTGAGGACGAACTACTCGAAGTTATCAACAACGTGATTCCAAAACCTCGAGGTAGTCCGGAAGAGTCCAGAGCTTCTGGTTTGGCGGAAGGTAAGGAAAGACTGGAAATTGAAACGCGGAGTGCAGATAATATCCGAAAGATTGGTCACGAAAATCTAACGACGAACACCGCAACCCATTTCCAAATCAACGAAGCTGGTGCCAACGGAATGACGAACGGACATAACGAACAGAAAACCGAGAGTCCATCGTCGGGGAGGTCGGATATCAAACTTGGTATTGAAGACATGCTCGTGTTCCATCTGAGGGACAAAAATACCTCGCAATCCGAGCAGAAAACTATGCGCCAGGATCAGTCGAGCGAGTTTATAGAGGCGGAAAAATCGTCGGGGAATATCGTAACGTGGGATGAAACGATCGGTGGTAGTGTAATAAAAAGTCCAGAACCAGCTTCTAGATTAAAGTCGAGCGCTTCGGTCGAAATTACGAGTCGAAACGGGACCCAAACAATCGTGGTGAACAGATCGTCGACTTCTTTTACAGAAAAGACTAATCCCGATGTGACAGGACCTCAGGTACTTGAATCGGTCTGCCGGTCCGACCAATCCAAGGATCAACAAGCCAAACGTCCATCCGTTATTACACGAGATAACGAGGTGGATAAGATGCCTCAAGACCAGCATGTTGACCTGGGGGATGATTTGTGCTCAAAAAGATGCCCAAGAACTCCGACATCATCTCCTCTCGAACAGAAAATCGGCGTCCCAGAAATTCAAACTCGTACCGACCTCCATTCGCTGGATGAAAAACTCGTATCCATCGAGACGAGGTTTGACACGAAACTTGGTTcgcttgaagaaaaattgagaagCCACGTTCCGGACCTCGAAAAGAAGCAAGACCCCAACGTAACGGAAGTCGGAAACGGAGTGGTCGAAGCGCGTTTCGCTTTCATAGAAAGCGGCAACGAGAATCATCGCACTGTGATAACCAAGGAGCACAGAGACGACCTGCAAAGTGAGTTTATTAAaccttttttcgtttcctttcGAAGTCAAGTATCGTTCACCGTTTCTCACTGCACGCTTTTGTAATCATCAGACGAGGATGGAGCTCAGCAGGAAAGCGAGTACACCGAGCATTACGACACAGCGACCCAGAGACACCTGGACAGTTTAAAGAGACCCGCAAAAGGTGGTAAAGATGACATCAAGGTAGTGGATATTCACGACGATGACGATATTCCACCGCCGATACCCTCGACTCCCCCGCCGATTGCCAGACTCAGGTATGATTCTAATGAGTTTGATTCACGTCAAGCCAGTTTTCTATTCGACACACTGTGCACACGGATGATTCACCGTCATGAATTTGAATCGAGATGTTATCTCTTTTGTTTCAATCGGAATGAAAGGTGTTCAACAAAGCGGCTGCGGCAGTATTTCAGTTATACCGACCACACGTCATGTGGTTCAACGTGTTGTCTTCgtgttttcgttttcgttcACTAATTTTATGCTGTTATGTATTTCAATCGCGCTTCCACCCTTCTTTTCCTCGCACGGTATCGTTGTTTTAATTCAAGATTTTGCTGTGCAGGCAGTGCCGCGAGGCTGCGGCGTTAGCCAACCTCGAGGTTGATCAACTCGAACCGGCCGAACGGAAAAGGGTCGAAGTTGACCTGTTTCTCGCCACCCCGCCTCGACCAGGTACTTAACCAGTTTAGATTCTCGCTCGATTTACCAATCGGCACACGTCGAGTCGCTGCTCATAAAGATGAGACGGAATATGTTATTAACGAGGCGAATTTTCACAGGCACGATAGCCGAGCGCGAGCACAAGAAGTGGGAAAATGCCGCACCGATAGAGAACAATCCTTACAGTGAGGAAAATATTCAGAAAAGATTGTGGCAACGGCAATACTCCCGGAAGGTTTCATCCGAATCTTCATCTGGGTGAGtgtgaacaaatttttttagtcattTCGTGTATTTTATGTCACCGTATCTTCGTACCATTGAGAATAACGCAAGTGGAATTTGTAGAGTAAACACCGAAATACCAAAGGTGGATGGAACCTCTATTCAAGTGGTCCTGGGCGCTGGTCAACCGGACGTTAAAAGGTAGCACACGAATCATGAAATGCTTAATCGAGTAAAGATAAAGATTGAAGAACCTTTTGCGAAATTATGAGAAGTAGATGAGAAAATTACCCCAAGTAAATGTGGAGGAAAGGAAGTGATCGGGTAAtgtgatttgattttttggaatGTGCAGGTACGGGAGAGACTACTATATCAACGAGGCAAAGAAAGCAAGTGGGGAGCGCGCTAGAAGATCGGCTATGTTGAATGCCGGAAGACCGAACAGCTCGTTATCCCAGAATTCCGGCTCGTTCGAAGGCGATATTGAACAGCAGGTGAGTTATGGACTTGAAAGATTCGAGGAGGCATCCCTGCGGGGCAGCCTTCATAGACGGAGCTTTCGAGGGCAGAATTCGAGTccccattttgtaaccaacCCTCTGCTCCACTTGCAAGTTGGCGAGGATTCGAAAGTTAGTCGAGTTGACGAGCTAAGCGACCCCTGCGTGTCCGATTCCGTAACAGACGAAGTACGAAATAGCGCGTCGTCGAGTGATCGAGGAAAAGATGCACCGATTAAAACGGTGCAACACAGAATAGTTGATCCCAGTAATGCGCACAATACCGAGTGCTCGTCTAACGAAGACTCAAATGTCACGGTAAGGAACGCAGTGTCCACAGATGCGGAatcaaaattgattaaaacCTTATCGGAGATCAAAAATCCGAAACCAAGTTCGAGCGAAAAGATACCGAGGGAACAAAACGATCGAATGGACTTCTCTGAGATGTCCTCTGAGAAATTAGCGAGCATTTCCGATTTAATGTCTGAGGGGATGAATCGCGAACTTCGAGTGTTGGACGGCAGAGGAAGATTGGTAGATATTGATACAGAGAACTTTGAAAGACTTTTCAAAACTGGAGATGCTGTCGAGAACTTTGCTGTTAATCCGTTGTATGATCTAGAAAACAATTTCCAACTGGCAAATCATAATCCACAATGTTCGAATTTTGTGGATCGAGATTCCGGAATGTATTCCATCGAATCGAACGAAGTGACGGAGACTGATAAGAGTGGGATTAGTAAAGACGAGAATGAAGAACCGCCGAAAAGATTGTCAGTTGACGAGTCGAAAAGGGGTAACGAAATCGTGACGTCCAACGGTAAGAGATACTCGAACTTTGGAAGCTTCAAGTTTCACACATTTGGTGGAATAAAGAGAAGACGCTTCAACTGGAACGACCTGGACGACGAATTCGCCGAAACGGATTCGGAAAACGAGGATATGGCCGAATACCCGGATAACATTTCGAACTTTGGCAGTATGAAGTGTCAAACTTTCGGCGGAATCAAGCAAAGAACAAATTTTGatgttaaaaatataacaaagtaCCGTAAAGTTAAATTGAGGCCAGCTCTCTCGTTCAGAGACGCTAAAGAAGCGAAGAAGCGACAGGAAACCACGTCCGAGAACGGAAAGGATATTCTGTACACCAATTTTGAGACTCGAAGAGATCCGAGCTACACAAAGTTCAGAAATGCAAAAGCGAACTCGAACGGCGAACGtgtcaagaagaagaaaccaTCGCATCACGTTAGCTCGAAAAGAGCAACAGCCGAACGGAACATCGGCGATGAAAACTTGATGGCGAGCTTTTTGAGAGATGCTCTGATGCGGCCAAAGTCGCGATTGTCGACCGACAACGAATCAATTTATTCTCTGGATACTGCAGCAGCAAGGAAATCGTCCCGTTATCGAGGATTGTCCAGCCGACCGATCAAACCTCGTTCAATTCGCGATGATACCAGTCTTAGATTAGAACCACCCGAGTCCCCGGAAGTTGTAGAAAAAAGCTTTGAAACGTTGGCCGGTTTACGGAGGAGTCGAAGTCTTAAGGACGATAGAAACAGTATTCTTAGAAGTAGCAGCGTGCGTAGAAAGATTTCCGAAGATATATCAATGTGGTGATGTATCGAAAGCACAAGATTTCAGGTGCTAATTAGTGAGAATGGAAACACTCATCTGCatacattataatatatttagaTAGGAAGAGGTAGTCGAAGTCTGATTAGGCACTTACTAGATTCATAGCGAACACGCGATTAATTGGGTCTCGGACGATATCAAGCGGAAATTACTGAGCACAGCAGCCATAAATGGAATTTGAGTAGTTTTATCGACCGTAGGAACAGGAACTTAGAAAATTGACGCAACGCGTTTTAATACACGCAATTAAATATAGCCTCAAGCATTTTTCATGTTTGATTTTTACACGTCCGCAACGCACGAAAGccagaaaacttttttgtcGTTAGAGTCTGAGCTGCCTTTCATCTGAACACTTTTTACAGcttattatacacacatatgcacacacacacatacgcacacacactGCAGTCACACATTGCATTCAACTGGAATGCTAACTCTATCAACTTGTATATACAATGCAACACacgcatacgtatatataatacatatacatacgcTATATGTATAGTTACACAGTTTTGAacttatcaaaaaataaatacgttttacggtttttcgtttctaaatttcattaattttttccctacGTAAGCACTGCACATGCATGAGATCCCCTTGTACAATGTACCTAAATGGTAAGTAAGTTCACCATGAGTTTCTATACGTTATTTCCGTCTTCGCTAACCCAGTAAAACTTTTTCTGACTAACACAGCCGGTGGTGACGATCTAACAAATCTCCTAATTTACACGAATGACTCGTGAATACTTTACTCGCACTACTTTCTAATCCTATTCAATATTACCTATCAATAATCACAGAATTTCTGCTTATCCTGTGCACACACATATAATGGGGGTCTTGTGCTAACTGATGTACCGTGATTCAAAATTGACTAATGCTGAAAGTTATTAGGTACCATGAAATTATAACTATAGTGCTTTGGCCTTGGTTTAtctattctattctataatataataaaatatttatctacAATCTGGAGACACTTGATGCTCCCGCTTATTAATGTTGTCGACGTATTGGTGAACAGTAAAATGACGCAATGTAATAATAGCCTTTGTTTTAAAGCGGGATTTGATTTGTTTTAGGATAAAATCGAGGACCAGGAACCAGAGCAGacctcaaattcggtaacGGAAGTTAAAACAAAAGCGATGACTTGGCAGCAGAATAACATTGATTCGAATAATTCTAACGTGGTATCACAGGGCAGACAGAGAGTTGAAACAACAATTCACTTGGGGATTGCTCCGAACAAGGTAGAGACCAATGACGTAGCGATAAAAAGATCAATTTCTGAAGTGGATAACTCTTTGAAAGAACAAAGTAATGAAGAGCTTTTGGAGAATGTCAGAAGGAACAGTAAGAATGAACTAAATGCGAAATTGAACAACAAGGAAGACTTGGAGAAATTGGCTGTTTCGCAAGTGAGAAGATCATTCGGCAGTGATCATcagaaatcgattaatcgcatTGACCTCAAGGCGTACGGATTCGAAAATGCAATAAAAACTAGCAGCAGTTCTACAACGAAACTGTCCGAGAAACGAGTAGTGAACAAGCTGGACTTGAAATCATACGGCTATGAGTCTGATTTGTACAGAAATCAATCTATCGGTCACATTGACGAGAAACTGAATAACGAGGTCCACGTAAAACCGAGAATTGTGAAGATGAAAACGAAATCAAATTTAACCGAACATCATGGGCAACGAGAGAGGTCCAAGAGTTCGCAAAACCTGGTAGAGTACGAAGCTTCGGGTGACTTTGATGTGTCGAAGAGTAgcgaaattttgaatgaagagaaaaacttGTCGGACGCGTTTGATGAATTCGGCGGAATGATTTCGGCCAAGTCTATGCCgaatgtaatgaaaatcgaacAGTATTCACAGAATTTGTCGGCGAAACGTAGGTACAACAATAAAGAGGATATCATTATCAGTCATTTTGGTACGAAGAAGGAAAGGTTGAAGGAGGAAGAACGATTGAGGCGAGAAATGATCAAGGCATCTTCGGCAAGCCATGGCTTATGGAAATCGGAGACTACGATTCTTACAGGTGGAAAGACTGGCTCGATAGATTTATCTTCGGACGATGAACTCGATGGCATAATTGTGAAAACGAAATCCACGGAGGTTTTGgcaaagaaagaaatattcgaaaatacTTCTGACGAGAATACTTCCGTCACCAGCAATATTAACGAAAATGATTTGCCGATGCCGTCTGTCCGCAGACTTGCTCAAGCTTTCGTCAGTTCACCGGCAGAAACACCAGCAGCTGCACCAAGGGTAAGAAAATTTGCGTAATGGACGTAGCGgaagattttatttaatttttaacaaaattgaaatttaccGCAGGTACTGAAGACGCATGGCGCTACAAAAAAGGAAAGACCCACGACTCCGGAAGTTCAGATAATAGAGACGCCAAGACAGATGCATAGTTTGACCGCAAGGTCACTTTCTCGAGAGTTCAGAGAAGGGTTGAGACAAATTCCTAACAAGATAACGTCCCCGCCAGTAAGTTATACGATCAGCGAACAATCGACGACTGTTCAAACCCACCGGGAAGTAGTTTCTTCCGAAGTTGATAGCTCTGGTGACGACGTTAAAATTATTGAACCTGGAAAGTTGaagaataatatcaaattttggGAACAACTGCAAAAGCAAAGTTAAAATTAACTTTGCACATCTGTGCCCTGTGCTGTGGAATAGCACATGATGGACGAGTTTGAGGAACAGAATCGTGACAATTTTGAGCATTTATTATCACACATCGGTATCGCATTTGCGATTGGTGCAAGACTACGGGACTGGATTTTTAATGACGAAGTAGAGGAAAGTTAAATCACGACAGAAATCGCATTCCGATCCGGAGTAAAATTCACCACTGTTGTTATGAAGAGGCTTTATTTGAACTCGCCCATCGAGATGCGTTGAAGTTTATAATATAGCTATATGTAcatgaattataaatattaagcATCTAAAGGTACGATAAATATCGGGACGGTGTACCATGATTACATTCTACCAAGTCCAGCTGCCATATTTGATTttaatgtaaaattgaaaaatattcttgtatAAGTTTTATCCGTTGTTTATTtagatttgaatattttcttccaCTCGTTATTTTGAGTTTGATATAAATTTGTTGTTGATATGTAAATGACGATGAAGTTTTGAATTAATGTGTATACGATTTTATCAGCAGATTATTCTCTAATTGACTCTAATTTAAAttcgaaaacgaaaatcaaacAAAGATTCTGCTGTCATTTTATACACTGCTTGTTTCTGTCCTTGTGTGATATATAAGGACACGTTAACGTGCGCTCCAAAAACAGAGGATGAaggggagaaagagagagaaaaaaataaggaaaaattgtgaattacCACGTATCATATATTCAATGGTGGACGGAAGTACTTCTATAGTTCAActttatttagaaaaatataacatgACCTTATTACATTGTGCCAAAGGACACGGAGTGTCGACATCCAAAGAAGGTATCTTAGGTaactcgtattaaaaaatcgatAGTAGCAtatcattcaaataaatgagATTGAGAAATTCGGTAATATGTATTTCACAATTTGTATGTGTacttatattaattattgcGAATCGTTGCATATTTTAGGATAATAAAACTGTATAAAATGTATCGATGCTTATGTTCTAAATGatatgtttgaattttcagtACAAAACATTCTTTTGAGATGCGAAAAGTAAAATATCACAAGTGTTCATGTCACAGAATAGAAGCAGCGAACATCATGACGAATACTGAATGTTGCAATTCTCAATATTAACATATTCCTCATTACTCATTCACATACATCAACTTATCTCTATTGGCaccatatttatacataaaataaaataatcttgGAATATTCGCTGTCGCATATAAGTAAATTGACTTTTTCCAACGGACAGTCTGACAGCAAATGCAGTAGAATGTGAATGTCTATACATAATCAGTAGTAAATTGATTTAACTTTGTGAAAAGGTATACTCTCTAAATTTTCGGCATGTTGTCTCCGGTAGTCCCATAAGAAATGATCGATCAAAATAGCATTGCAATCGGACTTTTTCAAGGCAAGATCAGGAGAAGCCTCAATTAAAGACTTAACTTCGTCTTTTACTTGTTCGATCACTTCAATTGAACAGCCACGAATCTCAACCTCTAAGGGACTGCCTGGTGGTAATACAGTGTCTGGAAACAAGGCAATGTGGTACAAGTCACAGTACGACTTCTGTTTATCCAAAATTAAACAACCAAACACCAGCAAAGCAGGAAAGTTTTTACTTtatagataaattattattctgatAGTGAATGATAATGCAAAGATTACTTACTCGACTGAAGAATCTCGAGGAGATATTTGCTGTATCGCATTGCCCCAAAGTGTACTAAAACTTGAGGCACTCTGTAGTCAGCAAACATTGTTATTTTATCAATATCGTGGAATTCGCCAAGTCCCTTTCCCCCGTAACAGGCCCAGATATCTCCGATCAGAATCTGGGCTCTTTTGTAAAACGACACTGGGACCAATCAATTTTAGTAGAATTATTAATACGATCAATGTCACTGACAGTTTGCATTCAAACTTACCTCTGTGTCCTTTGTAATCTGCCTCATCTCTGAAGCATTCAAAGTCCGTCACAATGAgcttcaacaatttttctgcCGAATTTTTGCAGGAGTATATACAGTTCACAAAAGATCCTGTAAGCCAATAAAGATAAGTAATGAACATCCCGTAATGAGGATCAAAATCTACTCATAAACAGAATCACAACAAGGTTCTCAAGCATTACATGTCGATTGCGACGTGTAAtgttaattcaaaaaattcaattacataCCATAATACTTCTTTGTTAGAACCCTTCCAATTTCGTGTAAACATTTTAATCGTTCCATAAACAAAGGTATTTTAGCACTTGCATTGTCTCCTTGCAAAATAAACTCTAAGTCCTCTTTCGTAATTGCAGAATAGAAGAAGGGCTCTGTTCGCAATTGGTTTTGCTAAAATCAAAGGAAATAAATTATGATCGGTGAAAGTCGGTTCATACGACACATCCTTCACATTGTGttgtaaaaacaaacaaaaaaagttttcctcgcactctcatttattttatcttcaaGCGACCTTCACGTCTACTCTGAAAACTTGTCAAAATCAAGAAATTATGATGTCAAGcttcattatattattttcataaaaatttaacaaatataCAAATGGCGGCTTCTCTTGCTTTTCGCTAATCTGCGTAGTTGATCTGTGCTTGTAAAATTGACACAAACAACCTCATCAAAATGTCTTGTCGAGACAAATCTGTTGCACTTGAGTTAATTGCATTGAAGAAACCAACGTAAGTAATACTTCGTAAAATAATAACTAGagtctgtttctttttttttgctaaaagATAGCTACTAGAAACTCAATAAAGTTAATAACCGCTACGCGAAAATAACTTTCCAACCTGTATTATATCGATACCAGTGCTATAAAACCAATTTTGGTCGGTACCAAAAAAGCAAGATATTCGTGCATTTTCTATTGTATTATTTTAGAGCTTTGGACGAACTTATTAACTCAATACCAAAGCCTAAAGGAGCAACACCAAACTTTGGTTTACCAAGATGGAAAGTTATGCCGTTAGAATCAAAAATTCCAATGATTCCTGGCCCCAAGGGATCTTACCACTTTACTCGAAACAAGATTGGAAGAAAGCTTTGGGTCGGTTCTGCGGATGCACAATTTGATTTAAGCGATCCATACAATTATGAAGCGGAGTGGATCTACGATCCGCTGCACGACGAACAcctaaagaaattttttttacggcCTATCAACATTAAGAGAATGATGAAGATCGGATTGGTAACAAAAAAACTTGATGCGAAATGTTCAGTTAAagattataatatgtatagaAAATACTTGAAGAAATTATACAATGACAGCATCAATCTAGAAATCAAACACAGGGCAAGTATGgatttagaaagaaaaactttgtACTTTACTGAGAAACTTGCTGAAAAAGACATTGAAAGGTAAAGCATTCAACTAAGAAATACATTAGGAAATGTAAAATGTTGCACAACTCAATggtgtttcaatattttagaATGAAGGCAAGAGAAAAAAGGATGGAAGCCACTAGTCTGTTGCTAGAAAAAAACAGactcgaagaagaagaaaagatgcagaaacaaaaagaaagacaaataaaaatcgaacAGAGGCTTAGAGatctcaaatttaaaaaaatacaggaTAAAAAAATGCGCATTCAGAAGGCTTGGGAAGAAGCGGAGATTTTGAGGCGAAAACATGAAGCAGCTGCATACATTGAGCGTCAAAAAATAGTCAAAACACTGAAACGATGGAGAGACAGTGAATGTCAACGTAAAACAGCTAgggtaaaaagaaaacttcaGGAGAAGCAAGCGAAGCAAACGGCTGTGGAAgaaaagtaatattttttcagcattGATATACATTTGCAGTGAGAGTTCTTTGAGATGTGACTCAGTAATTTTATCGTTTCATTCCAGATGGAGGCTGAGGCAAGAAATGCAACGAAAACaaatagaaagagaaaattttttacagcaTTGTTCAATTGAAGAACGTGCAATTAATATCAAGGCATATGACACCAAAGTCGACAGAGAACGGGCAAGAATGCAAAGTAAGTGTGTGAAAATGAACGTCATCGCCTAATTCTAATAATACTACATGAATAATTAATAGTAGTAAATTAATGTTTCCCAATAAGTACAAtaatagtattattatttacaggAATGGGGGAGCAGTATAAAATGTTTATGAAATGCTACGCAAGCAGGCATGTGGCTGGCCAAAGGGATGGAATGTGTTGCATAAAAAGGCATCGAAAGCATAAGGTAAGACGAACGAATAAGAAACTGAAAAGGTAATTAATATGGCATCTAATGTCTGTTTGAATCAGATGAATGGGAAGGACGTCATCAATTCATGTTCCGGTAAAACATATAAGCATAAGAATGAGAAGGTAATTAAATAACATATATAATTCTTGTACAAAACTTTACTTCGTGCtgatctgaaattttcatttgcatGAATGTAtctacgaaaataaatattttagcTGAATGAAGAAGTGAAAGTGCAtattaagaaaaaacaaaaaaaagggaaatgcaataaaaagaaacgaattttAGAACCATCGTCAGAGCCTGAACCTGAGGAAATATGCACAGGAACTAAAACACCATTTTTACGCATAAACGAGCAACCTGTATTGAAAGATAAATGTGAATGCGAGAAGGTCAAGGCAGAATGGCTTCAACGCCAACAGATCAGTatttaattttcgaattttcataccattctataaatatttaagCCATGTCTCGTGTAATGAACAAACTTGGGGAAACAGatagaataataatacatattgTTAATTGAGTTTTCATATAAAATTTGTGCTTATGATCATTCTGTAATATATATTAGTTCAAAAGAAATTCTAATTGAAGCAATTAGCAAAACGTTTGCAGACCATCTTTTTATATGGTaaatggattgaaattttattcattccaTTGAATGACTTGCGCTGAGTTTTACTGATATATCGATACAAGGGGTAGATACTGAGAAATTTTGTAGTGCTTACGGAAATAGCTCGTTTTAAAGCAGCGCAGAGAGCGAAGTACCCGGTATGTTTGGTTACTTCCCATTTTGTATCATCTCCTTCAGGCCAAAAACAGAAATTCAAGGTATCCAGTAAAAAAATCCAGTCTACTGTTCTCGGGTCATGTTTGCTCGGATGCAAATTGTGCTGAGAGAAATTGTCGATGTGTACGTCACGACTTTTTAACCCTCTGAGGACCTGTGCATTGATAGTAAAAcagtcttattgttagttgcAAAATAATTTGTCTGATGCTAAGTCGCTTATAGTAGAAAGGATTATTTCTGAGTCtaaaataaacgaatttcGGCATTTCATTTCCACTTTTGAGAAGTGTGAGGTTATTTCTGCGTACCCGCATTTATAAAATTCTCAGTTACATGAATCCAatcttgaaataatttgtgaaaGTAACATGCTCGTTTACAAATACAATACGATCAGTACTGTCAAACTGAGTGTCGAAatgaaccgtttgaaataagAGAAAACAGCTGAGCATATAAATGGAGTACAAGAATTAGTTTTACCCACTTCTTGCGCAATTCTCTGGATACCAGTCTTCTCGATGAAAACGTTTGTCGATAAACTAGCTATTAATTTAGCTGATTCCCGAGGATTCAAAGTCTTTTGAGTAGCCATTTGTGGTCGCTGCTAAAGGTTTAGAAATCAGGAATGTGATAACCGACAAGCCTCGTACAAATTCCTTCTTAGATTGACTCATCGTCAGACGACAGGGGCGACAGTTCGCCTTCATTGCTATAGTCACGTGATTGCCGGTTGCCAGGCAATCTCGAAAGATGTAAACAAACATGGCGgcatttgtgaaaatttgtcgcGACGACGTGCtcaatgtttttttatctGTTAATCATTATGTGTATAGAGTTTTTACCCTCGTTCCGCGTTTTTGGTGAGTGTAACGAAATCAGATGATGCAAAAGAAAATTAAGGTACGATTTTTTACTCTTGAAAGCAAAGATAAACGCGATATTTcgattttacgatatttttatgcatttgGACGATATGCGTTAAGTTTACAAGgttttatgaaaattggatATACGAAGGTCTAGATGTTCATATGCGGTTATTTCATCATCTCtgaattcatttaattttctttttttccttgaaaataacatttattcACTACCTAAGATTGCATGAGTtttattagaaaataaaatcccaGAAACAATGATTGTTTTCGGTGATTACAAATGCAAAGACCTTAGTataacatttataaatattaaacttatttatcaatcatagtgtaataaaataattcatacaaTATAAAGCAAAATAGCAATACATCTTGGGATAGTGAGTCATATAATCGTATAGCTTTATATGCATGCGTAATATACATAAGTACAGAGCCAAAGTTCCAAAGTGTCACATTACTTTATTTACTCAATAGTAACATTTACTAATACATAATTTAATTGATATAACTGTATTTCTTGTGTgttgatttcattttattatatttttgtttcttttttcttctttacatCCGGACATGCTTCACTTATTTAACGATACACTcgattgtaaatattatcCTAAATTCAATATTGATTCAATGTAGGCAACTATTATCTGTGTTTTGAGGGGCAGTGGCGAATATcgggatatttttttctctgcattcgtttttctttatttatttttttcgtcattttcacCACATTCATCGACCCGAATTCAATAACTTATGTA
Proteins encoded in this region:
- the LOC124305869 gene encoding uncharacterized protein LOC124305869 isoform X2 — encoded protein: MQSNAETGIEPYEYQLILEVLRRDALILDSVRVKLSRAAKEAKDEKTKQTLDDSRCACCLKPFVVGRGVGCGECGSRVCRKGCSRWDTPDNAWHCLFCHQRRLWLRRNEKWFETFGGLSADHDDASHRFSTAKSEVFLAGADYAGVGPGVGLAAGGEEDAGDSVERVREFVERIVEGLVGDVDEIPIDRLYDHTAYDRFVANYKQPLAGALARLAIALQLSIGNKPAADTPTMAHAALRDLVERAVEEARKLPGLGNPDAGRSTEPGDVADQTYEDLLATAILNKVIEKYQNERVDDNSNTVGAKRTSPNQKYITSEIEVGLDEGVEEGSSSLEPLSQDEYGSDCSAPPSKYSINRQEPLSLTIEEHIEEVTTTYTSDEEEREEAAANGLNFNNAHRVPFPEFGMDIIDLSQESSEELLDETSTPTHVDLVTPVESWEENWLFQKKKMQAQSEPVSMLVPNPSEDLKPLIGDREADDTSDLSDCSAHSDEEIEDELLEVINNVIPKPRGSPEESRASGLAEGKERLEIETRSADNIRKIGHENLTTNTATHFQINEAGANGMTNGHNEQKTESPSSGRSDIKLGIEDMLVFHLRDKNTSQSEQKTMRQDQSSEFIEAEKSSGNIVTWDETIGGSVIKSPEPASRLKSSASVEITSRNGTQTIVVNRSSTSFTEKTNPDVTGPQVLESVCRSDQSKDQQAKRPSVITRDNEVDKMPQDQHVDLGDDLCSKRCPRTPTSSPLEQKIGVPEIQTRTDLHSLDEKLVSIETRFDTKLGSLEEKLRSHVPDLEKKQDPNVTEVGNGVVEARFAFIESGNENHRTVITKEHRDDLQNEDGAQQESEYTEHYDTATQRHLDSLKRPAKGGKDDIKVVDIHDDDDIPPPIPSTPPPIARLRQCREAAALANLEVDQLEPAERKRVEVDLFLATPPRPGTIAEREHKKWENAAPIENNPYSEENIQKRLWQRQYSRKVSSESSSGVNTEIPKVDGTSIQVVLGAGQPDVKRYGRDYYINEAKKASGERARRSAMLNAGRPNSSLSQNSGSFEGDIEQQVSYGLERFEEASLRGSLHRRSFRGQNSSPHFVTNPLLHLQVGEDSKVSRVDELSDPCVSDSVTDEVRNSASSSDRGKDAPIKTVQHRIVDPSNAHNTECSSNEDSNVTVRNAVSTDAESKLIKTLSEIKNPKPSSSEKIPREQNDRMDFSEMSSEKLASISDLMSEGMNRELRVLDGRGRLVDIDTENFERLFKTGDAVENFAVNPLYDLENNFQLANHNPQCSNFVDRDSGMYSIESNEVTETDKSGISKDENEEPPKRLSVDESKRGNEIVTSNGKRYSNFGSFKFHTFGGIKRRRFNWNDLDDEFAETDSENEDMAEYPDNISNFGSMKCQTFGGIKQRTNFDVKNITKYRKVKLRPALSFRDAKEAKKRQETTSENGKDILYTNFETRRDPSYTKFRNAKANSNGERVKKKKPSHHVSSKRATAERNIGDENLMASFLRDALMRPKSRLSTDNESIYSLDTAAARKSSRYRGLSSRPIKPRSIRDDTSLRLEPPESPEVVEKSFETLAGLRRSRSLKDDRNSILRSSSVRRKISEDISMW